The Metabacillus schmidteae nucleotide sequence CAATAAAATGTAAGCAAAAGGAGAACCTAATATGTGCCGCAACATTCGAACTCTATTTAATTTTAACCCACCAGCTACTGATGAAGAAATTCTTGCAGCATCCCTACAGTACGTAAGAAAAATATCTGGCTATAATAAGCCCTCAAAGCTGAACGAGGAGGCATTTAATCGTGCTGTTAATGAGATTGCATTGGTGTCTATAGAACTATTGACCACACTGGAAACCAGTGCAGAACCACGAAATCGTGAAGTAGAAGCTGAGCGTGCTCGTGCTAGAAATGCAAAAAGGTTTGGAAACGAGATAGAGAACTAATTATTAAAAGAGGCACAATTAATGATTTGATTTGTGCATCTTTTGGAGGAAAGGAGAATGGCATAAAACGAAGTCAGATAAAGGGTTAACTGCTATTGTTATTGAAGGTGAAGATATTGATCCAGCTTCTTTTATGCCTGTTAAAAAATAAAAAATTATTATTCCGCATTCCTCATAACTAATATTAGGAGTGATGAATTTGAAAAAAATTTACGTCATTAGGCATTGTGAAGCCGAAGGTCAGCCGCCTGAAGCACCTCTTACAGAAAGAGGATGGAATCAAGCTTTGAATCTATCTAATAATTTTTCTCAAAAGAATATAGAACGTATTATTTCAAGTCCATTTAAACGTGCAATTGATACCATACAACCATTTGCAGAAGCTTATAATATAAAGGTTGAGACGAACGATAAATTAACTGAACGTGTTTTAAGTAGCAAAAATCTTTCCGATTGGCCTGAAAAGCTAAGTAATACATTCGATGATATGGAACTGAAATATGAAGGTGGAGAATCTAGTCAAGAAGCTATGGAGAGAATAGTTGAGGTTGTGGAAGAGGTATTTGAAAGTGAATATGACAATACAATTATTGTTACACATGGAAATTTAAAGGTTTCTATATAAAAAGATTTTTATTTTCATTTATTGAAAAATGTTTTCGGGAAAATTGTTGCTAAAGTAATAAGTGTTGTATATGGTCAATTGCTCTAGAATGTTCGTTGAAAAAAATAGATAGAGATGGAGAAAAGAAATAACTCCATTAAATACAAACTTTATAATAAAGAAATGGATTTTATTTTGAAAATTGATGTATAATATGCAATAACATTTTCATAAAGATAATTCTAAGAAGAGGAGAGTAGTAATCAAAATTTCGCCTTAGAGAGCCGGGGACGGTGGGAGCCTGGTACGAAAATGATTATGAAGCGCACCTCGGAGAAGGCTTATTGAACAATTTTGTAGATAAGTCCGGTCATGTACCGTTACAATTTTAAGCTGGCTATTTAAGCAAATAGAGTGGTACCGCGAGTTAAACCCTCGTCTCTAAAATATTTAGAGATGGGGGTTTTTTGTATTTCAACAGGAAAAGGAGAATATATAATGAAGTATAAACAAGTCATAATTTCTACAATCTATGACGTGTTAATGGAAATGGGTAT carries:
- a CDS encoding DUF2277 domain-containing protein yields the protein MCRNIRTLFNFNPPATDEEILAASLQYVRKISGYNKPSKLNEEAFNRAVNEIALVSIELLTTLETSAEPRNREVEAERARARNAKRFGNEIEN
- a CDS encoding histidine phosphatase family protein; the encoded protein is MKKIYVIRHCEAEGQPPEAPLTERGWNQALNLSNNFSQKNIERIISSPFKRAIDTIQPFAEAYNIKVETNDKLTERVLSSKNLSDWPEKLSNTFDDMELKYEGGESSQEAMERIVEVVEEVFESEYDNTIIVTHGNLKVSI